Proteins encoded by one window of Arabidopsis thaliana chromosome 2, partial sequence:
- the PDE135 gene encoding Xanthine/uracil permease family protein has protein sequence MVETGHHHQHPPAPAAAGHPPVPSMAMARNMGTTWPPAEQLHHLQYCIHSNPSWHETVVLAFQHYIVMLGTTVLIANTLVSPMGGDPGDKARVIQTILFMSGINTLLQTLIGTRLPTVMGVSFAYVLPVLSIIRDYNNGQFDSEKQRFRHTMRTVQGSLIISSFVNIIIGYGQAWGNLIRIFSPIIVVPVVSVVSLGLFLRGFPLLANCVEIGLPMLILLIITQQYLKHAFSRISMILERYALLVCLAIIWAFAAILTVSGAYNNVSTATKQSCRTDRAFLMSSAPWIRIPYPFQWGTPIFKASHVFGMFGAAIVASAESTGVFFAASRLAGATAPPAHVVSRSIGLQGIGVLLEGIFGSITGNTASVENVGLLGLTRIGSRRVVQVSTFFMIFFSIFGLSFNPLISHLD, from the exons atggtTGAAACTGGtcaccatcatcaacatccaCCGGCACCGGCTGCAGCCGGTCATCCGCCGGTTCCATCCATGGCGATGGCGCGTAACATGGGAACCACTTGGCCTCCGGCGGAGcaacttcatcatcttcaatatTGCATCCACTCTAACCCTTCTTGGC ATGAGACGGTTGTACTGGCTTTCCAGCATTACATCGTTATGCTCGGGACTACTGTTTTGATTGCCAACACACTAGTGTCACCAATGGGTGGAGATCCT GGTGATAAAGCGCGGGTTATCCAGACTATATTGTTTATGTCGGGCATAAACACGTTGCTACAAACGCTTATCGGGACAAGGCTTCCCACGGTTATGGGAGTATCGTTCGCGTATGTTCTTCCCGTATTGTCTATAATCAGAGATTACAACAATGGTCAATTCGATTCCGAGAAACAG AGATTCCGACATACTATGAGAACGGTACAAGGATCATTAATCATTTCTTCATTCGTCAACATCATAATCGGATATGGTCAGGCATGGGGGAACTTAATAAG AATCTTTAGTCCCATCATTGTTGTGCCCGTTGTTTCTGTTGTGAGCCTTGGCCTATTCCTTAGAGGCTTCCCACTG CTTGCAAACTGTGTGGAAATCGGTCTACCAATGCTGATTCTGTTGATCATCACACAGCAA TATCTTAAACATGCATTCTCAAGGATTTCTATGATTCTTGAAAGATATGCTTTACTTGTTTGCCTGGCTATCATATGGGCTTTTGCTGCTATCCTTACTGTTTCTGGTGCTTATAATAATGTTTCTACcgcaacaaaacaaagttgtCGAACTGATCGTGCCTTTCTTATGTCATCAGCTCCCTG GATTAGAATCCCATATCCATTCCAGTGGGGGACTCCGATATTCAAAGCGAGTCATGTTTTTGGAATGTTTGGTGCTGCAATTGTCGCATCTGCAGAG TCTACCGGAGTATTTTTCGCTGCATCTAGACTAGCAGGAGCAACAGCGCCTCCAGCACATGTCGTCTCTCGTAGTATCGGTCTACAG GGTATTGGTGTGCTCCTTGAAGGAATATTTGGTTCCATTACTGGCAATACCGCGTCCGT GGAAAATGTCGGTCTCCTTGGCCTCACACGAATAGGGAGTAGACGAGTGGTGCAGGTTTCAACGTTTTTCATGATATTTTTCTCCATATTTGGTTTGTCTTTCAACCCTCTAATCAGTCATCTTGACTAA
- the PDE135 gene encoding Xanthine/uracil permease family protein (pigment defective embryo 135 (PDE135); FUNCTIONS IN: transmembrane transporter activity; INVOLVED IN: transport, transmembrane transport; LOCATED IN: membrane; EXPRESSED IN: 22 plant structures; EXPRESSED DURING: 13 growth stages; CONTAINS InterPro DOMAIN/s: Xanthine/uracil/vitamin C permease (InterPro:IPR006043); BEST Arabidopsis thaliana protein match is: Xanthine/uracil permease family protein (TAIR:AT2G05760.1).), whose product MVETGHHHQHPPAPAAAGHPPVPSMAMARNMGTTWPPAEQLHHLQYCIHSNPSWHETVVLAFQHYIVMLGTTVLIANTLVSPMGGDPGDKARVIQTILFMSGINTLLQTLIGTRLPTVMGVSFAYVLPVLSIIRDYNNGQFDSEKQRFRHTMRTVQGSLIISSFVNIIIGYGQAWGNLIRIFSPIIVVPVVSVVSLGLFLRGFPLLANCVEIGLPMLILLIITQQYLKHAFSRISMILERYALLVCLAIIWAFAAILTVSGAYNNVSTATKQSCRTDRAFLMSSAPWIRIPYPFQWGTPIFKASHVFGMFGAAIVASAESTGVFFAASRLAGATAPPAHVVSRSIGLQGIGVLLEGIFGSITGNTASVENVGLLGLTRIGSRRVVQENLARSLRLFRFQSLQAYTVYYLESLLLLEYRLYSLPTLIR is encoded by the exons atggtTGAAACTGGtcaccatcatcaacatccaCCGGCACCGGCTGCAGCCGGTCATCCGCCGGTTCCATCCATGGCGATGGCGCGTAACATGGGAACCACTTGGCCTCCGGCGGAGcaacttcatcatcttcaatatTGCATCCACTCTAACCCTTCTTGGC ATGAGACGGTTGTACTGGCTTTCCAGCATTACATCGTTATGCTCGGGACTACTGTTTTGATTGCCAACACACTAGTGTCACCAATGGGTGGAGATCCT GGTGATAAAGCGCGGGTTATCCAGACTATATTGTTTATGTCGGGCATAAACACGTTGCTACAAACGCTTATCGGGACAAGGCTTCCCACGGTTATGGGAGTATCGTTCGCGTATGTTCTTCCCGTATTGTCTATAATCAGAGATTACAACAATGGTCAATTCGATTCCGAGAAACAG AGATTCCGACATACTATGAGAACGGTACAAGGATCATTAATCATTTCTTCATTCGTCAACATCATAATCGGATATGGTCAGGCATGGGGGAACTTAATAAG AATCTTTAGTCCCATCATTGTTGTGCCCGTTGTTTCTGTTGTGAGCCTTGGCCTATTCCTTAGAGGCTTCCCACTG CTTGCAAACTGTGTGGAAATCGGTCTACCAATGCTGATTCTGTTGATCATCACACAGCAA TATCTTAAACATGCATTCTCAAGGATTTCTATGATTCTTGAAAGATATGCTTTACTTGTTTGCCTGGCTATCATATGGGCTTTTGCTGCTATCCTTACTGTTTCTGGTGCTTATAATAATGTTTCTACcgcaacaaaacaaagttgtCGAACTGATCGTGCCTTTCTTATGTCATCAGCTCCCTG GATTAGAATCCCATATCCATTCCAGTGGGGGACTCCGATATTCAAAGCGAGTCATGTTTTTGGAATGTTTGGTGCTGCAATTGTCGCATCTGCAGAG TCTACCGGAGTATTTTTCGCTGCATCTAGACTAGCAGGAGCAACAGCGCCTCCAGCACATGTCGTCTCTCGTAGTATCGGTCTACAG GGTATTGGTGTGCTCCTTGAAGGAATATTTGGTTCCATTACTGGCAATACCGCGTCCGT GGAAAATGTCGGTCTCCTTGGCCTCACACGAATAGGGAGTAGACGAGTGGTGCAG GAAAATTTGGCGCGTTCTTTGCGTCTATTCCGCTTCCAATCTTTGCAGGCGTATACTGTATACTACTTGGAATCGTTG TTGCTGTTGGAATATCGTTTATACAGTTTACCGACACTAATTCGATGA
- a CDS encoding Transducin/WD40 repeat-like superfamily protein (Transducin/WD40 repeat-like superfamily protein; CONTAINS InterPro DOMAIN/s: WD40 repeat 2 (InterPro:IPR019782), WD40 repeat-like-containing domain (InterPro:IPR011046), WD40-repeat-containing domain (InterPro:IPR017986), WD40/YVTN repeat-like-containing domain (InterPro:IPR015943), WD40 repeat (InterPro:IPR001680), WD40 repeat, subgroup (InterPro:IPR019781), G-protein beta WD-40 repeat, region (InterPro:IPR020472); BEST Arabidopsis thaliana protein match is: Transducin/WD40 repeat-like superfamily protein (TAIR:AT4G34380.1); Has 38085 Blast hits to 18995 proteins in 635 species: Archae - 34; Bacteria - 5266; Metazoa - 14476; Fungi - 8827; Plants - 4594; Viruses - 0; Other Eukaryotes - 4888 (source: NCBI BLink).), with product MFTEADSIPRAKYANMMHSDPNLSSTMTQQTEEEYGIRNSSASAVGTGMYDRMSCEGSPMMMSPWNQATPFTQTQWSTVEENLPQNGLIGSLVREEGHIYSLAATKDLLYTGSDSKNIRVWKNLKEFSAFKCNSGLVKAIVISGEKIFTGHQDGKIRVWKVSPKNQSLHKRSGTLPTLKDIFKASLKPRNYVEVKKHRTALWIKHADAVSCLSLNDEQGLLYSASWDRTIKVWRIADSKCLESIPAHDDAVNSVVSTTEAIVFSGSADGTVKAWKRDQQGKYTKHTLMQTLTKQESAVTALAVSKNGAAVYFGSSDGLVNFWEREKQLNYGGILKGHKLAVLCLEVAGSLVFSGSADKTICVWKRDGNIHTCLSVLTGHTGPVKCLAVEADREASERRDKKWIVYSGSLDKSVKVWGVSESFIDMNQMSMMQQQQQQHVISHSEPFMSDGSFSSSAGGASSHRRH from the coding sequence atgtttACGGAAGCTGATAGCATTCCTAGGGCAAAATATGCCAACATGATGCATTCTGATCCGAATCTTTCCTCCACGATGACCCAACAAACAGAGGAAGAGTACGGTATACGCAATAGCAGTGCATCTGCGGTTGGCACGGGGATGTATGATAGAATGAGTTGCGAAGGTTCTCCAATGATGATGTCTCCTTGGAACCAAGCAACTCCATTTACTCAAACACAATGGTCTACTGTAGAAGAAAACCTACCCCAAAATGGCCTTATTGGCTCGCTTGTCCGTGAAGAAGGTCACATCTATTCATTAGCGGCCACAAAAGATCTTCTTTATACTGGCTCTGATAGCAAAAACATACGTGTGTGGAAGAATCTAAAGGAGTTCAGTGCATTCAAATGTAACAGTGGATTGGTTAAGGCCATTGTGATTTCAGGGGAGAAGATTTTCACAGGTCACCAAGACGGAAAGATTCGAGTTTGGAAAGTCTCCCCTAAGAACCAGAGCTTGCACAAACGTTCTGGAACATTACCAACTTTGAAAGATATATTCAAGGCATCTCTCAAACCAAGAAACTATGTTGAGGTGAAGAAACACCGCACTGCTCTCTGGATCAAACACGCCGATGCTGTTTCATGTTTAAGCCTAAATGATGAGCAAGGGTTGTTGTATTCTGCTTCATGGGACCGGACCATTAAGGTGTGGAGGATTGCTGATTCAAAATGTCTAGAATCAATCCCAGCTCATGATGATGCTGTAAACTCGGTGGTATCAACAACGGAAGCGATTGTTTTCTCTGGATCAGCCGATGGGACAGTCAAGGCATGGAAGAGAGACCAACAAGGAAAATACACAAAGCATACACTAATGCAAACATTAACAAAGCAAGAAAGCGCAGTCACAGCTTTGGCTGTAAGCAAGAATGGTGCGGCAGTGTACTTTGGTTCGAGTGATGGTTTGGTCAATTTTTGGGAGAGGGAGAAACAGTTGAACTACGGTGGTATTCTCAAGGGCCACAAGCTTGCTGTTCTTTGCCTAGAAGTGGCAGGGAGTCTTGTTTTTAGCGGATCTGCTGATAAGACAATATGTGTGTGGAAGAGAGATGGAAATATTCATACATGCCTCTCTGTACTAACAGGTCACACAGGTCCTGTGAAATGTTTGGCAGTAGAAGCAGACCGTGAAGCCTCCGAACGTCGGGACAAAAAATGGATTGTATATAGTGGAAGCTTGGATAAGTCAGTAAAAGTATGGGGAGTTTCAGAATCTTTCATTGACATGAACCAGATGAGTATGAtgcaacagcaacaacagcaacatGTTATATCACATTCTGAACCATTCATGTCTGATGGCAGTTTCTCTTCATCAGCTGGTGGAGCTAGCAGCCATCGAAGACACTAA
- the PDE135 gene encoding Xanthine/uracil permease family protein (pigment defective embryo 135 (PDE135); FUNCTIONS IN: transmembrane transporter activity; INVOLVED IN: transport, transmembrane transport; LOCATED IN: plasma membrane, membrane; EXPRESSED IN: 22 plant structures; EXPRESSED DURING: 13 growth stages; CONTAINS InterPro DOMAIN/s: Xanthine/uracil/vitamin C permease (InterPro:IPR006043); BEST Arabidopsis thaliana protein match is: Xanthine/uracil permease family protein (TAIR:AT2G34190.1); Has 9126 Blast hits to 9110 proteins in 1899 species: Archae - 65; Bacteria - 7470; Metazoa - 356; Fungi - 126; Plants - 439; Viruses - 1; Other Eukaryotes - 669 (source: NCBI BLink).) encodes MVETGHHHQHPPAPAAAGHPPVPSMAMARNMGTTWPPAEQLHHLQYCIHSNPSWHETVVLAFQHYIVMLGTTVLIANTLVSPMGGDPGDKARVIQTILFMSGINTLLQTLIGTRLPTVMGVSFAYVLPVLSIIRDYNNGQFDSEKQRFRHTMRTVQGSLIISSFVNIIIGYGQAWGNLIRIFSPIIVVPVVSVVSLGLFLRGFPLLANCVEIGLPMLILLIITQQYLKHAFSRISMILERYALLVCLAIIWAFAAILTVSGAYNNVSTATKQSCRTDRAFLMSSAPWIRIPYPFQWGTPIFKASHVFGMFGAAIVASAESTGVFFAASRLAGATAPPAHVVSRSIGLQGIGVLLEGIFGSITGNTASVENVGLLGLTRIGSRRVVQVSTFFMIFFSIFGKFGAFFASIPLPIFAGVYCILLGIVVAVGISFIQFTDTNSMRNMYVIGVSLFLSLSIAQYFLANTSRAGYGPVRTAGGWFNDILNTIFASAPLVATILATILDNTLEARHASDDARGIPWWKPFQHRNGDGRNDEFYSMPLRINELMPTRFL; translated from the exons atggtTGAAACTGGtcaccatcatcaacatccaCCGGCACCGGCTGCAGCCGGTCATCCGCCGGTTCCATCCATGGCGATGGCGCGTAACATGGGAACCACTTGGCCTCCGGCGGAGcaacttcatcatcttcaatatTGCATCCACTCTAACCCTTCTTGGC ATGAGACGGTTGTACTGGCTTTCCAGCATTACATCGTTATGCTCGGGACTACTGTTTTGATTGCCAACACACTAGTGTCACCAATGGGTGGAGATCCT GGTGATAAAGCGCGGGTTATCCAGACTATATTGTTTATGTCGGGCATAAACACGTTGCTACAAACGCTTATCGGGACAAGGCTTCCCACGGTTATGGGAGTATCGTTCGCGTATGTTCTTCCCGTATTGTCTATAATCAGAGATTACAACAATGGTCAATTCGATTCCGAGAAACAG AGATTCCGACATACTATGAGAACGGTACAAGGATCATTAATCATTTCTTCATTCGTCAACATCATAATCGGATATGGTCAGGCATGGGGGAACTTAATAAG AATCTTTAGTCCCATCATTGTTGTGCCCGTTGTTTCTGTTGTGAGCCTTGGCCTATTCCTTAGAGGCTTCCCACTG CTTGCAAACTGTGTGGAAATCGGTCTACCAATGCTGATTCTGTTGATCATCACACAGCAA TATCTTAAACATGCATTCTCAAGGATTTCTATGATTCTTGAAAGATATGCTTTACTTGTTTGCCTGGCTATCATATGGGCTTTTGCTGCTATCCTTACTGTTTCTGGTGCTTATAATAATGTTTCTACcgcaacaaaacaaagttgtCGAACTGATCGTGCCTTTCTTATGTCATCAGCTCCCTG GATTAGAATCCCATATCCATTCCAGTGGGGGACTCCGATATTCAAAGCGAGTCATGTTTTTGGAATGTTTGGTGCTGCAATTGTCGCATCTGCAGAG TCTACCGGAGTATTTTTCGCTGCATCTAGACTAGCAGGAGCAACAGCGCCTCCAGCACATGTCGTCTCTCGTAGTATCGGTCTACAG GGTATTGGTGTGCTCCTTGAAGGAATATTTGGTTCCATTACTGGCAATACCGCGTCCGT GGAAAATGTCGGTCTCCTTGGCCTCACACGAATAGGGAGTAGACGAGTGGTGCAGGTTTCAACGTTTTTCATGATATTTTTCTCCATATTTG GAAAATTTGGCGCGTTCTTTGCGTCTATTCCGCTTCCAATCTTTGCAGGCGTATACTGTATACTACTTGGAATCGTTG TTGCTGTTGGAATATCGTTTATACAGTTTACCGACACTAATTCGATGAGAAACATGTACGTCATTGgtgtctctctcttcttaagTCTTTCCATCGCTCAGTACTTTCTTGCCAACACTTCAAGAGCAGGATATGGACCAGTTAGGACAGCAGGAGGATGG TTCAACGATATACTTAATACGATATTTGCTTCGGCTCCGTTGGTGGCGACCATTCTTGCGACCATACTAGATAACACGTTGGAAGCAAGACATGCAAGTGACGACGCAAGAGGAATCCCGTGGTGGAAGCCCTTCCAGCACAGGAACGGAGACGGCAGGAACGATGAGTTCTATAGTATGCCCCTTAGAATCAACGAGTTAATGCCGACACGGTTCCTTTGA
- a CDS encoding cytochrome b6f complex subunit (petM) (cytochrome b6f complex subunit (petM), putative; Has 37 Blast hits to 37 proteins in 10 species: Archae - 0; Bacteria - 0; Metazoa - 0; Fungi - 0; Plants - 37; Viruses - 0; Other Eukaryotes - 0 (source: NCBI BLink).), with protein sequence MATAAAPAVISWTRSGIVSKSGQTQKKSEMKVSYITGLNSYGGLKAQNNKVVSMGSPLCTEQCFANVVMSLKGRRVGFVLLRIETSVEEAEAE encoded by the exons ATGGCGACAGCAGCAGCACCAGCAGTGATTTCATGGACAAGATCAGGCATTGTGTCCAAATCCGGACAAACCCAGAAGAAATCTGAGATGAAAGTTTCTTACATAACTGGACTTAACTCATATGGTGGTCTCAAGGCACAGAACAACAAGGTTGTCTCAATGGGATCACCACTCTGCACAGAACAGTGTTTTGCTAACGTTGTGATGTCTCTCAAAGGAAGAAGAG TTGGATTCGTTCTTCTTCGAATCGAAACTTCTgttgaagaagctgaagcagaGTAA
- a CDS encoding cytochrome b6f complex subunit (petM) (cytochrome b6f complex subunit (petM), putative; FUNCTIONS IN: plastoquinol-plastocyanin reductase activity; LOCATED IN: chloroplast thylakoid membrane; EXPRESSED IN: 22 plant structures; EXPRESSED DURING: 13 growth stages; CONTAINS InterPro DOMAIN/s: PetM of cytochrome b6/f complex subunit 7 (InterPro:IPR012595); Has 54 Blast hits to 54 proteins in 16 species: Archae - 0; Bacteria - 0; Metazoa - 0; Fungi - 0; Plants - 54; Viruses - 0; Other Eukaryotes - 0 (source: NCBI BLink).) — MATAAAPAVISWTRSGIVSKSGQTQKKSEMKVSYITGLNSYGGLKAQNNKVVSMGSPLCTEQCFANVVMSLKGRRGNGGALSTTCNAVGEIFKIAAIMNALTLVGVAVGFVLLRIETSVEEAEAE; from the coding sequence ATGGCGACAGCAGCAGCACCAGCAGTGATTTCATGGACAAGATCAGGCATTGTGTCCAAATCCGGACAAACCCAGAAGAAATCTGAGATGAAAGTTTCTTACATAACTGGACTTAACTCATATGGTGGTCTCAAGGCACAGAACAACAAGGTTGTCTCAATGGGATCACCACTCTGCACAGAACAGTGTTTTGCTAACGTTGTGATGTCTCTCAAAGGAAGAAGAGGTAATGGAGGAGCCTTATCCACCACGTGTAACGCTGTCGGAGAGATTTTCAAGATTGCAGCAATCATGAACGCTCTTACTCTTGTTGGTGTTGCAGTTGGATTCGTTCTTCTTCGAATCGAAACTTCTgttgaagaagctgaagcagaGTAA